From the Patescibacteria group bacterium genome, the window ACTTATTTTGAGTATCCACTTGGTTAACATACACAGCGATCGCGCTAGCTGATGGCGATAAACCTACCCAGCGCTTATGACCATTTATCAGCCAACTATTTTGACCATTGGGGGTAGCTGTTGCTTGCATTGCGCGGGGATTAGAGCCTGCCGCAGGTTCAGTCATCGCGCCAGAAATTAAAATGCGTCCCGAGGCTAATTGTGGTAGGTATTTAAGCTGTAAGTTTTTTGGAGCATATTTTTCAATAGTGTGGGCAGCTTGTATACTTTCAGCCAGAACAGTGGCCAGTGTTAGATCAATTGCTGCAACCTGCTGCATTACACGCAAAATATCTTGAGTTTTTAAACCCAGTCCACCATATTTATGCGATATATGCATTCCAAAAAAACCTTTATTTCCCAAATCCAGAAAAATATGAGGAGGAAAACAGCGGCGTTCATTGGCAAGGCGTGAATCGATATGCAAAAAAGCATAGTTACGTATCCAAGCAATTAGTTCATTTGCGGATGTTTGACTATCAGTCTCAGGTTTCATATTTAAACTCTAAATTTTAAAGATTATTGTTTCTCTCCTTTCTAAAATCCATTTACACTCCGCTTTTTCCATAAAACGATAGATAAGGACAGGGTTGAGCTCTACCTTATTATACGTAGTATGTTGCTACGGCCCATTAGGATGCTGTTTGTAATTCTTTACATAAAATCTAAAGCTAATTTCATATAAAATTTTAACACAGTATTAGGTGAGCGACAATTTTTCTTATTACTAATTGTCTTATTACTAATTTGTAATTCAGATAGTAGAAAAAACGGTCAGTAGAACTCTTTGGGTAATTTTTCGTCAATTTCCAGGAATTCAGTATCAGAAAGGCTAGGAATGGGGGTAGGTGATTGCGCTTGGGTGGATTGGGATAATCAACTGTAATGGATAAAAATAATATTATGAGTAATGCATTTACTCAAATGGGCACTTTATTGTAAATATAAAACTGTCGTTTTTGTAATTTTATTGATTTATAATTATCATGGAAGAAGAATTTTTTAATCAGTTTATTTCGCGATTAGGTTGAAATGCTGGTTAATTGCTTTGTTAATGCAATAATTATTAAAGAGATAACAGCGATGCAAAAAACTCAAAATGTTGCTGCTTCAGAAATAGGAGAAAGTGGCCTAGAAATTATTTCTTTGAAAAAATCAGAAGCAAGCTACAAACTTGCATGGGAAATAATCATTGAACTTATGGCCTCATTGCCGGAGGTGCGTGCAGAAATTGAAATATCTTATAATGCTCGTGATTGGGAAAAGTTGACCCATCAAGTTCATAAATTGCATGGCGGCTTATGCTATACGAATACTCCTGATATGTTGCAGGCGACACG encodes:
- a CDS encoding Hpt domain-containing protein — protein: MQKTQNVAASEIGESGLEIISLKKSEASYKLAWEIIIELMASLPEVRAEIEISYNARDWEKLTHQVHKLHGGLCYTNTPDMLQATRNLEIILKAHDYNKSKTVYKKFITAMDALEKLYYSIQK